The following are from one region of the Trichoplusia ni isolate ovarian cell line Hi5 chromosome 1, tn1, whole genome shotgun sequence genome:
- the LOC113493815 gene encoding ubiquitin fusion degradation protein 1 homolog isoform X1, whose protein sequence is MEFQFGFNMFHEISRPFNMTYKCYSVSMLPGNERQDVERGGKIIMPPSALEQLTRLNIEYPMIFKLTNKKTKRVTHCGVLEFVADEGRVYLPHWMMANLVLEEGSLLQIESVSLPVATFSKFQPLSEDFLDISNPKAVLENCLRNFSCLTNGDVIAIKYNSKVYELCVLETKPGNAVIIIECDMNVEFAPPVGYKEEERIPRGGEGGADASMDEDPSGMMPEPSGFVAFSGEGNRLDGKKKKLVSESESEPSASQSRQPYVRGIPDYDYVVGTLKFIRNSRPPSAKEETPSEPFTAFKGEGFTLRTAKSKN, encoded by the exons ATGGAG TTTCAGTTTGGATTCAACATGTTTCACGAGATTAGCAGACCCTTTAACATGACCTACAAGTGTTATTCCGTGTCAATGTTACCTGGAAATGAAAGACAGGATGTGGAAAGAGGAGGAAAAA TTATAATGCCGCCATCAGCTTTGGAACAGCTGACTAGGCTGAATATTGAATACCCTATGATATTCAAGTTgacaaataagaaaacaaagAGGGTCACACACTGTGGTGTGCTGGAGTTTGTAGCTGATGAAGGAAGAGTTTATCTACCTCACTGG ATGATGGCAAACTTGGTTCTAGAAGAGGGTTCTCTGCTTCAAATAGAGAGTGTTTCCCTGCCGGTCGCCACATTCTCCAAGTTCCAGCCTTTATCTGAAGACTTCTTAGATATATCTAATCCTAAAGCAG tattagaaaattgtttaCGTAACTTCTCGTGCTTGACGAACGGTGACGTGATCGCTATCAAGTATAACTCCAAGGTGTATGAGTTGTGTGTGCTTGAGACCAAGCCTGGGAATGCTGTCATCATTATTGAGTGTGATATGAAT GTTGAGTTCGCCCCTCCAGTAGGGTACAAAGAGGAGGAGCGTATTCCTCGCGGTGGGGAGGGGGGCGCGGACGCCAGCATGGACGAGGACCCATCTGGCATGATGCCCGAACCCAGTGGCTTCGTGGCGTTCAGTGGGGAGGGAAACCGCCTCGACGGAAAGAAGAAGAAGCTGGTCAGTGAGAGCGAGTCCGAACCATCAGCGTCGCAGTCTAGACAG CCCTACGTCAGAGGAATCCCCGACTATGACTACGTGGTTGGCACTCTCAAGTTCATCAGGAACTCCCGCCCCCCCAGTGCAAAGGAGGAGACGCCTTCGGAACCCTTCACCGCCTTCAAGGGCGAGGGCTTCACGCTAAGAACTGCCAAGTCTAAGAACTGA
- the LOC113493806 gene encoding cytochrome b-c1 complex subunit 9, which yields MSMWASLNRSVFKKTSTFFLAAALGTFFFERSFELASVAIFESLNKGKLWNDIKHKYEH from the exons ATGTCCATGTGGGCAAGTCTGAACCGTTCTGTCTTCAAGAAGACCTCCACCTTCTTCCTGGCTGCAGCGCTGGGCACTTTCTTCTTCGAAAGATCCTTCGAACTGGCTTCTGTCGCAATTTTCGAGAGCCTAAACAAGGGT aaactcTGGAACGACATCAAGCACAAgtatgaacattaa
- the LOC113493815 gene encoding ubiquitin fusion degradation protein 1 homolog isoform X2: MFQFGFNMFHEISRPFNMTYKCYSVSMLPGNERQDVERGGKIIMPPSALEQLTRLNIEYPMIFKLTNKKTKRVTHCGVLEFVADEGRVYLPHWMMANLVLEEGSLLQIESVSLPVATFSKFQPLSEDFLDISNPKAVLENCLRNFSCLTNGDVIAIKYNSKVYELCVLETKPGNAVIIIECDMNVEFAPPVGYKEEERIPRGGEGGADASMDEDPSGMMPEPSGFVAFSGEGNRLDGKKKKLVSESESEPSASQSRQPYVRGIPDYDYVVGTLKFIRNSRPPSAKEETPSEPFTAFKGEGFTLRTAKSKN, encoded by the exons atg TTTCAGTTTGGATTCAACATGTTTCACGAGATTAGCAGACCCTTTAACATGACCTACAAGTGTTATTCCGTGTCAATGTTACCTGGAAATGAAAGACAGGATGTGGAAAGAGGAGGAAAAA TTATAATGCCGCCATCAGCTTTGGAACAGCTGACTAGGCTGAATATTGAATACCCTATGATATTCAAGTTgacaaataagaaaacaaagAGGGTCACACACTGTGGTGTGCTGGAGTTTGTAGCTGATGAAGGAAGAGTTTATCTACCTCACTGG ATGATGGCAAACTTGGTTCTAGAAGAGGGTTCTCTGCTTCAAATAGAGAGTGTTTCCCTGCCGGTCGCCACATTCTCCAAGTTCCAGCCTTTATCTGAAGACTTCTTAGATATATCTAATCCTAAAGCAG tattagaaaattgtttaCGTAACTTCTCGTGCTTGACGAACGGTGACGTGATCGCTATCAAGTATAACTCCAAGGTGTATGAGTTGTGTGTGCTTGAGACCAAGCCTGGGAATGCTGTCATCATTATTGAGTGTGATATGAAT GTTGAGTTCGCCCCTCCAGTAGGGTACAAAGAGGAGGAGCGTATTCCTCGCGGTGGGGAGGGGGGCGCGGACGCCAGCATGGACGAGGACCCATCTGGCATGATGCCCGAACCCAGTGGCTTCGTGGCGTTCAGTGGGGAGGGAAACCGCCTCGACGGAAAGAAGAAGAAGCTGGTCAGTGAGAGCGAGTCCGAACCATCAGCGTCGCAGTCTAGACAG CCCTACGTCAGAGGAATCCCCGACTATGACTACGTGGTTGGCACTCTCAAGTTCATCAGGAACTCCCGCCCCCCCAGTGCAAAGGAGGAGACGCCTTCGGAACCCTTCACCGCCTTCAAGGGCGAGGGCTTCACGCTAAGAACTGCCAAGTCTAAGAACTGA
- the LOC113493796 gene encoding actin-related protein 2/3 complex subunit 4 has translation MSATLKPYLTAVRHTLTAAMCLEHFSSQVVERYNKPEVEVRTSKELLLNPVIISRNANEKVLIESSINSIRVSIMIKQADEIEKILCKKFMRFMMMRAENFIVLRRKPVDGYHISFLITNFHTEQMFKHKLVDFVIYFMEEIDKEISEMKLAVNARARICSEEFLKRF, from the coding sequence atGTCGGCTACATTGAAGCCTTATTTAACAGCAGTGCGCCACACGCTAACGGCGGCGATGTGTTTAGAGCATTTCTCGTCGCAAGTCGTAGAGAGGTACAACAAACCAGAGGTCGAGGTTAGAACTAGCAAAGAGCTACTTCTGAATCCAGTGATAATTTCTCGTAACGCCAATGAGAAAGTGTTGATCGAGTCGTCGATAAACTCTATAAGAGTTAGCATAATGATCAAGCAAGCTGACGAGATTGAAAAGATTCTGTGTAAGAAATTCATGCGGTTTATGATGATGAGGGCGGAAAACTTTATCGTACTGAGGCGGAAACCGGTGGACGGGTACCATATCAGTTTCCTAATAACGAATTTCCACACCGAGCAGATGTTTAAGCACAAGCTGGTGGACTTTGTGATATACTTCATGGAGGAGATCGATAAAGAAATTAGTGAAATGAAACTGGCGGTGAATGCTCGCGCCAGAATCTGCTCCGAGGAGTTCCTCAAGAGGTTCTAG
- the LOC113493786 gene encoding ras-related protein Rab-35, whose amino-acid sequence MAREFDHLFKLLIIGDSGVGKSCLLLRFADNTFSGSYITTIGVDFKIRTLEINGERVKLQIWDTAGQERFRTITSTYYRGTHGVIVVYDVTNGESFANVKRWLHEIEQNCDVVNKVLVGNKNDCPSRKVVVTEDAQRFANQMNIPLFETSAKENINVEEMFLTITKMVLRSKLEMKERQNVTSKDTVHLKNNIKTKKKCC is encoded by the exons ATGGCTCGAGAGTTTGACCACCTTTTCAAATTGCTGATAATCGGTGACAGTG GTGTGGGTAAAAGCTGTCTCCTCCTGCGGTTCGCCGACAACACATTTTCCGGTAGTTACATTACTACGATAGGGGTTGATTTCAAAATAAGGACTTTAGAAATAAACGGTGAGCGAGTGAAGCTACAGATATGGGATACTGCGGGGCAGGAGAGGTTCAGAACGATCACGAGCACATACTACAGAGGTACCCACGGCGTCATCGTGGTCTACGATGTCACCAATGGGGAGTCCTTCGCGAACGTCAAGAGGTGGCTGCATGAGATTGAACAGAATTGTGATgttgttaataaagttttag tTGGTAACAAGAATGACTGTCCATCTAGAAAAGTGGTAGTTACAGAGGATGCACAGAGGTTTGCCAACCAGATGAACATACCGTTGTTTGAGACAAGTGCAAAAGAGAACATTAATGTAGAGGAAATGTTTCTCACTATCACTAAAATG GTACTAAGATCGAAGCTTGAAATGAAGGAGCGGCAAAATGTAACATCAAAAGACACGGTACACCTAAAGAATAATATCAAAACCAAAAAGAAATGTTGCTAG
- the LOC113493815 gene encoding ubiquitin fusion degradation protein 1 homolog isoform X3 — MEFGFNMFHEISRPFNMTYKCYSVSMLPGNERQDVERGGKIIMPPSALEQLTRLNIEYPMIFKLTNKKTKRVTHCGVLEFVADEGRVYLPHWMMANLVLEEGSLLQIESVSLPVATFSKFQPLSEDFLDISNPKAVLENCLRNFSCLTNGDVIAIKYNSKVYELCVLETKPGNAVIIIECDMNVEFAPPVGYKEEERIPRGGEGGADASMDEDPSGMMPEPSGFVAFSGEGNRLDGKKKKLVSESESEPSASQSRQPYVRGIPDYDYVVGTLKFIRNSRPPSAKEETPSEPFTAFKGEGFTLRTAKSKN; from the exons ATGGAG TTTGGATTCAACATGTTTCACGAGATTAGCAGACCCTTTAACATGACCTACAAGTGTTATTCCGTGTCAATGTTACCTGGAAATGAAAGACAGGATGTGGAAAGAGGAGGAAAAA TTATAATGCCGCCATCAGCTTTGGAACAGCTGACTAGGCTGAATATTGAATACCCTATGATATTCAAGTTgacaaataagaaaacaaagAGGGTCACACACTGTGGTGTGCTGGAGTTTGTAGCTGATGAAGGAAGAGTTTATCTACCTCACTGG ATGATGGCAAACTTGGTTCTAGAAGAGGGTTCTCTGCTTCAAATAGAGAGTGTTTCCCTGCCGGTCGCCACATTCTCCAAGTTCCAGCCTTTATCTGAAGACTTCTTAGATATATCTAATCCTAAAGCAG tattagaaaattgtttaCGTAACTTCTCGTGCTTGACGAACGGTGACGTGATCGCTATCAAGTATAACTCCAAGGTGTATGAGTTGTGTGTGCTTGAGACCAAGCCTGGGAATGCTGTCATCATTATTGAGTGTGATATGAAT GTTGAGTTCGCCCCTCCAGTAGGGTACAAAGAGGAGGAGCGTATTCCTCGCGGTGGGGAGGGGGGCGCGGACGCCAGCATGGACGAGGACCCATCTGGCATGATGCCCGAACCCAGTGGCTTCGTGGCGTTCAGTGGGGAGGGAAACCGCCTCGACGGAAAGAAGAAGAAGCTGGTCAGTGAGAGCGAGTCCGAACCATCAGCGTCGCAGTCTAGACAG CCCTACGTCAGAGGAATCCCCGACTATGACTACGTGGTTGGCACTCTCAAGTTCATCAGGAACTCCCGCCCCCCCAGTGCAAAGGAGGAGACGCCTTCGGAACCCTTCACCGCCTTCAAGGGCGAGGGCTTCACGCTAAGAACTGCCAAGTCTAAGAACTGA
- the LOC113493815 gene encoding ubiquitin fusion degradation protein 1 homolog isoform X4, producing MFGFNMFHEISRPFNMTYKCYSVSMLPGNERQDVERGGKIIMPPSALEQLTRLNIEYPMIFKLTNKKTKRVTHCGVLEFVADEGRVYLPHWMMANLVLEEGSLLQIESVSLPVATFSKFQPLSEDFLDISNPKAVLENCLRNFSCLTNGDVIAIKYNSKVYELCVLETKPGNAVIIIECDMNVEFAPPVGYKEEERIPRGGEGGADASMDEDPSGMMPEPSGFVAFSGEGNRLDGKKKKLVSESESEPSASQSRQPYVRGIPDYDYVVGTLKFIRNSRPPSAKEETPSEPFTAFKGEGFTLRTAKSKN from the exons atg TTTGGATTCAACATGTTTCACGAGATTAGCAGACCCTTTAACATGACCTACAAGTGTTATTCCGTGTCAATGTTACCTGGAAATGAAAGACAGGATGTGGAAAGAGGAGGAAAAA TTATAATGCCGCCATCAGCTTTGGAACAGCTGACTAGGCTGAATATTGAATACCCTATGATATTCAAGTTgacaaataagaaaacaaagAGGGTCACACACTGTGGTGTGCTGGAGTTTGTAGCTGATGAAGGAAGAGTTTATCTACCTCACTGG ATGATGGCAAACTTGGTTCTAGAAGAGGGTTCTCTGCTTCAAATAGAGAGTGTTTCCCTGCCGGTCGCCACATTCTCCAAGTTCCAGCCTTTATCTGAAGACTTCTTAGATATATCTAATCCTAAAGCAG tattagaaaattgtttaCGTAACTTCTCGTGCTTGACGAACGGTGACGTGATCGCTATCAAGTATAACTCCAAGGTGTATGAGTTGTGTGTGCTTGAGACCAAGCCTGGGAATGCTGTCATCATTATTGAGTGTGATATGAAT GTTGAGTTCGCCCCTCCAGTAGGGTACAAAGAGGAGGAGCGTATTCCTCGCGGTGGGGAGGGGGGCGCGGACGCCAGCATGGACGAGGACCCATCTGGCATGATGCCCGAACCCAGTGGCTTCGTGGCGTTCAGTGGGGAGGGAAACCGCCTCGACGGAAAGAAGAAGAAGCTGGTCAGTGAGAGCGAGTCCGAACCATCAGCGTCGCAGTCTAGACAG CCCTACGTCAGAGGAATCCCCGACTATGACTACGTGGTTGGCACTCTCAAGTTCATCAGGAACTCCCGCCCCCCCAGTGCAAAGGAGGAGACGCCTTCGGAACCCTTCACCGCCTTCAAGGGCGAGGGCTTCACGCTAAGAACTGCCAAGTCTAAGAACTGA